A genomic window from Denticeps clupeoides chromosome 11, fDenClu1.1, whole genome shotgun sequence includes:
- the pla2g1b gene encoding phospholipase A2, which yields MKALHAILLFSVCLPVLLAGVPRTRRSLWDLRELIECVLPKSYPLIDFGDYGCYCGKGGSGVAVDQLDRCCENHDHCYTAAMNLPACASPLDLDNPYTHGYYYECDHTTKTITCLPQNNACQMFICECDKHIADCMSKAPYIPAHDHFDQKLCHPKQQ from the exons ATGAAGGCCCTTCACGCCATCCTGCTGTTCAgcgtctgcctgcctgtct tgctgGCTGGTGTCCCTCGTACCCGTCGTTCTCTGTGGGACCTGCGTGAGCTCATTGAATGTGTTCTGCCCAAGAGTTATCCACTTATTGACTTTGGTGATTATGGTTGCTACTGTGGTAAAGGAGGCTCTGGTGTTGCTGTGGACCAGTTGGacag gtgctGTGAGAATCATGACCACTGCTACACTGCAGCCATGAACCTCCCTGCCTGCGCGTCCCCACTGGACCTGGACAACCCCTACACACACGGTTACTACTATGAGTGCGACCACACCACAAAGACCATCACATGCTTGC CCCAAAACAACGCCTGTCAGATGTTCATCTGTGAGTGTGATAAGCACATCGCTGACTGCATGTCCAAAGCACCTTACATCCCAGCCCACGACCACTTTGATCAGAAACTCTGCCACCCTAAACAGCAGTAG
- the LOC114799250 gene encoding proline-rich receptor-like protein kinase PERK10 isoform X1, translated as MYRPAHHLRFIHGAPPRSLHRTPPALHRPSHHLRFIHGAPPRSPPPDAPCSSPALAPSPLHPWRTAAVPPPDAPCSSPALAPSPLHPWRTAAVPPPDAPCSSPALSPSPLHPWRTAAFPSTGRPLLFTGPLTISASSMAHRRGPSTGRPLLFTALSCLRSRRLHSSSVSCSLKRSWNEVSASFFTFVFRQKGVH; from the exons ATGTACCGGCCTGCGCACCATCTCCGCTTCATCCATGGCGCACCGCCGCGGTCCCTCCACCGGACGCCCCCTGCTCTTCACCGGCCCTCTCACCATCTTCGCTTCATCCATGGCGCACCGCCGCGTTCCCCTCCACCGGACGCCCCCTGCTCTTCACCGGCCCTCGCACCATCTCCGCTTCATCCATGGCGCACAGCCGCGGTCCCTCCACCGGACGCCCCCTGCTCTTCACCGGCCCTCGCACCATCTCCGCTTCATCCATGGCGCACAGCCGCGGTCCCTCCACCGGACGCCCCCTGCTCTTCACCGGCCCTCTCACCATCTCCGCTTCATCCATGGCGCACCGCCGCGTTCCCCTCCACCGGACGCCCCCTGCTCTTCACCGGCCCTCTCACCATCTCCGCTTCATCCATGGCGCACCGCCGCGGTCCCTCCACCGGACGCCCCCTGCTCTTCACCGCCTTGTCCTGCCTGCGGAGCCGGAGGCTGCACTCGTCCAGCGTGTCCTGCAGCCTGAAGCGCAGCTGGAACGAg GTGTCTGcgtcattttttacttttgtctttCGCCAGAAGGGGGTGCACTAG
- the LOC114799250 gene encoding uncharacterized protein LOC114799250 isoform X2, with product MAHSRGPSTGRPLLFTGPRTISASSMAHSRGPSTGRPLLFTGPLTISASSMAHRRVPLHRTPPALHRPSHHLRFIHGAPPRSLHRTPPALHRLVLPAEPEAALVQRVLQPEAQLERDWRGS from the coding sequence ATGGCGCACAGCCGCGGTCCCTCCACCGGACGCCCCCTGCTCTTCACCGGCCCTCGCACCATCTCCGCTTCATCCATGGCGCACAGCCGCGGTCCCTCCACCGGACGCCCCCTGCTCTTCACCGGCCCTCTCACCATCTCCGCTTCATCCATGGCGCACCGCCGCGTTCCCCTCCACCGGACGCCCCCTGCTCTTCACCGGCCCTCTCACCATCTCCGCTTCATCCATGGCGCACCGCCGCGGTCCCTCCACCGGACGCCCCCTGCTCTTCACCGCCTTGTCCTGCCTGCGGAGCCGGAGGCTGCACTCGTCCAGCGTGTCCTGCAGCCTGAAGCGCAGCTGGAACGAg